One Longimicrobiales bacterium genomic region harbors:
- a CDS encoding ABC transporter substrate-binding protein, producing QTIYDMKNPEALQRLVAGGTQLRRYPDDIMQAAEAATREILSQSASRDGGYQKVYDAYLKFREDSFRWFGTAEHEYARFAFGNSSA from the coding sequence CAGACCATTTACGACATGAAGAACCCCGAGGCCCTGCAGCGGCTCGTCGCCGGCGGCACCCAGCTGCGCCGCTACCCCGATGACATCATGCAGGCCGCCGAGGCGGCCACGCGCGAGATCCTGTCCCAATCCGCCTCGCGCGACGGCGGCTATCAGAAGGTCTACGACGCCTATCTGAAATTCCGCGAGGACTCGTTCCGCTGGTTCGGGACAGCCGAGCACGAGTACGCGCGCTTCGCGTTCGGGAACAGCTCCGCCTGA